From the Calonectris borealis chromosome 4, bCalBor7.hap1.2, whole genome shotgun sequence genome, one window contains:
- the LOC142081594 gene encoding shootin-1-like produces the protein MAWAGEGAGQLAAILESESSEEEEEEEEEEDAEEAAVVQHLPLGQEVGEAEERLAELEQASQALLAELSALEMEFEIERTCRQRAEAYAAQVKQENKELKRLSLAPAAPPALPQEEPPEEDPDPAQRYGQQLRDLQEKISWLLVQRKDLTIQVQELQRQNQDLQDQLETGQGERQRLRAALGTSQRALKSFKRVSQIVTQDYCEAVQQLELEQDLRLHAEAFAHEMLVQKKEANRQSTILLQSGGPSAQLLAAMQEVGRLTRTLEEARQEQQQRVKELEEQLGRRPEPEELDLARAALAAAEDEKLQLKKRLREAEGRLAGLEEEVGSLRQKLAQDPPPQTPEPAAPAPPPPPPLPLPAPTVPVDPLSAIRQRKGLANTQRSKAEADDAKARAVQEMMERIKNGVVLRPAKERVPLGQGPAVAASKRRSAALELQGVLGAMKRASRRPSGRQSSLKGRDGQLESILQRRRRAVDASLPAPGPPQQDREGAGAAGRPDPGDKDIGTAPPGRSPGSGDGAPFRPRATGGLPRTRPLARLPGGRGEPG, from the exons atggCCTGGGCTGGGGAAGGCGCCGGGCAGCTCGCAG CCATCCTGGAGTCAGaaagcagcgaggaggaggaggaggaagaagaggaagaggatgctGAAGAGGCGGCCGTGGTGCAG CATCTGCCCCTGGGCCAGGAGGTGGGTGAAGCGGAGGAGCGGCTGGCCGAGCTCGAGCAAG CGTCGCAGGCGCTGCTGGCCGAGCTCTCGGCGCTGGAGATGGAGTTTGAGATCGAGAGGACGTGCCGGCAGCGAGCCGAAGCCTACGCAGCCCAG GTGAAGCAGGAGAACAAAGAGCTGAAGCGGCTCAGCCtggcccccgcggcccccccggccctgccccaggaggagccCCCCGAGGAGGACCCCGACCCTGCCCAGCGCTACGGGCAGCAGCTCCGGG ATCTGCAGGAGAAGATCTCCTGGCTGCTGGTGCAGCGGAAGGACCTCACCATCCAGGtccaggagctgcagaggcagAACCAGGACCTGCAGGACCAG ctggagacggggcagggggagcggcaGCGCCTGCGGGCAGCACTGGGCACCAGCCAGCGGGCACTGAAGTCCTTCAAGAGAG TGTCCCAGATCGTCACCCAGGATTACTGCGAGGCggtgcagcagctggagctggagcaggaccTGCGCCTGCACGCCGAAGCCTTTGCCCACGAG ATGCTGGTGCAAAAGAAGGAGGCGAACAGGCAGAGCACGATCCTGCTGCAGAGCGGGGGGCCCAGCGCCCAGCTGCTGGCGGCCATGCAGGAGGTGGGACGCCTGACCCGGACGCTGGAggaggccaggcaggagcagcagcagcgg gtgaaggagctggaggagcagctggggaggcgGCCGGAGCCGGAGGAGCTGGATCTGGCCCGAGCTGCCCTGGCCGCGGCGGAGGACGAGAAGCTGCAGCTGAAGAAGCGGCTGCGGGAGGCTGAGGGGCGGCTGGCGGGACtggaggaggaag TGGGGTCGCTGCGGCAGAAGCTGGCCCAGGACCCACCGCCGCAGACCCCCGAGCCCGCCGcacccgcgccgccgccgccaccgccgctgCCACTGCCCGCGCCCACTGTCCCCGTGGA CCCGCTCTCGGCGATCAGGCAGAGGAAGGGGCTGGCAAACACCCAGCGCA GCAAGGCAGAAGCTGACGATGCTAAAGCTCGAGCCGTGCAGGAGATGATGGAGCGGATAAAGAACGGGGTGGTCCTGAGACCCGCAAAGGAGCGGGTACCCCTGGGCCAG ggTCCGGCGGTGGCGGCCAGCAAGCGGAGGAGCGCGGCGCTGGAGCTGCAGGGCGTCCTG GGTGCCATGAAGAGGGCGAGCAGGAGGCCTAGCGGGCGGCAAAGCAGCCTGaagggcagggacgggcagctGGAGTCCATCCTgcagcggcggcgccgggcggtggacgcctccctgcccgcccccggccccccgcagcaGGACCGTGagggtgccggggctgcggggaggccgGACCCTG GGGACAAGGACATCGGCACGGCTCCACCCGGGCGCTCAccggggagcggggacggggcCCCGTTCAGACCCCGGGCGACGGGTGGCCTCCCCAGGACCCGGCCCCTCGCCCGCCTGCCCGGAGGCAGGGGGGAGCCAGGGTAG
- the TEX261 gene encoding protein TEX261 produces the protein MWFIYALSWLSLLIQVAFVTLAIAAGLYYLAELIEEYTVVTRRIIKYMICFSSAVLVGLYLFEHFPGFMVGVGLFTNLVYFGLLQTFPFIVLTSSNFILSCVLVIFNHYLAFQYFAEEYYLFSEVLAYFTFCLWLIPFAFFVSLSAGENVLPSTVQPGDDVVSNYFTKGKRGKRSGILLIFSFIKEAILPSRQKIY, from the exons atgTGGTTCATCTACGCGCTGAGCTGGCTGTCCCTGCTCATCCAGGTGGCCTTCGTCACCCTAGCGATCG CTGCTGGGCTGTACTACCTGGCGGAGCTGATCGAGGAGTACACGGTTGTCACCAGGAGGATAATCAAATACATGATCTGC ttctCCTCGGCCGTGCTGGTCGGCCTCTACCTCTTCGAACACTTCCCCGGTTTCATGGTGGGCGTGGGGCTCTTCACCAACTTGGTCTACTTCGGTTTGCTGCAGACCTTCCCCTTCATCGTCCTGACGTCCTCCAATTTCATACTGTCCTGCG TGCTGGTTATATTCAATCACTACTTAGCGTTCCAGTACTTCGCCGAGGAGTATTACCTGTTTTCTGAG GTTCTCGCCTACTTCACGTTCTGCCTGTGgttaattccttttgcttttttcgTCTCCTTGTCGGCCGGAGAGAACGTCCTGCCCTCCACGGTGCAGCCTGGAG ACGACGTGGTCTCCAATTACTTCACCAAGGGGAAGAGGGGCAAGCGCTCCGGTATCCTCCTCATCTTCTCCTTCATCAAGGAGGCCATCCTGCCCAGCCGACAGAAGATTTACTGA
- the ATP6V1B1 gene encoding V-type proton ATPase subunit B, kidney isoform: MLPNGTSRSGQVLEVMGSKAIVQVFEGTSGIDAKKTSCEFTGDILRTPVSEDMLGRVFNGSAKPIDSGPPVMAEDFLDINGQPINPHGRIYPEEMIQTGISPIDVMNSIARGQKIPIFSAAGLPHNEIAAQICRQAGLVKKSKDVVDYHEDNFAIVFAAMGVNMETARFFKSDFEENGSMENVCLFLNLANDPTIERIITPRLALTTAEFLAYQCEKHVLVILTDMSSYAEALREVSAAREEVPGRRGFPGYMYTDLATIYERAGRVEGRNGSITQIPILTMPNDDITHPIPDLTGFITEGQIYVDRQLHNRQIYPPINVLPSLSRLMKSAIGEGMTRKDHGDVSNQLYACYAIGKDVQAMKAVVGEEALSADDLLYLEFLQKFEKQFITQGPYENRSIFESLDIGWQLLRIFPKQLLKRIPESILAEYYPREAKAPGQGPASTAL; the protein is encoded by the exons ATGCTGCCCAACGGCACCAGCCGCAGCGGGCAGGTCCTGGAGGTGATGGGCTCCAAAGCCATCGTCCAG GTGTTTGAAGGAACATCTGGGATCGACGCCAAGAAGACCTCCTGCGAGTTTACCGGGGACATCCTCCGGACCCCGGTTTCTGAGGACATGCTGG GTCGGGTCTTCAACGGCTCTGCCAAACCCATCGACAGCGGTCCCCCGGTGATGGCCGAGGACTTCTTGGACATTAACG GCCAGCCCATCAACCCCCACGGCCGCATCTACCCCGAGGAGATGATCCAGACTGGGATCTCGCCCATCGACGTGATGAACAGCATCGCCCGGGGCCAGAAGATCCCCATCTTCTCCGCTGCCGGTCTCCCCCACAATGAG aTCGCCGCGCAGATCTGCCGGCAGGCCGGCCTGGTGAAGAAGTCCAAGGACGTGGTGGACTACCACGAGGACAACTTCGCCATCGTCTTCGCTGCCATGGGG GTGAACATGGAGACAGCTCGCTTCTTCAAGTCGGACTTCGAGGAGAACGGCTCCATGGAGAACGTGTGCCTCTTCCTCAACCTGGCCAATGACCCCAC GATCGAGCGGATCATAACCCCCCGCCTGGCCCTGACCACCGCCGAGTTCCTCGCCTACCAGTGCGAGAAGCACGTGCTGGTGATCCTGACGGACATGAGCTCCTACGCCGAGGCCCTGCGGGAG GTCTCAGCAGCCAGGGAGGAGGTGCCCGGGCGCCGCGGCTTCCCCGGCTACATGTACACCGACCTGGCCACCATCTACGAGCGGGCCGGGCGCGTGGAGGGCAGGAACGGCTCCATCACGCAGATCCCCATCCTGACCATGCCCAACGACG ACATCACGCACCCCATCCCCGACCTGACGGGCTTCATCACCGAGGGGCAGATCTACGTCGACCGGCAGCTCCACAACAGGCAG ATCTACCCCCCCATCAACgtgctgccctccctctcccgcctGATGAAGTCGGCCATCGGGGAGGGCATGACGAGGAAGGACCACGGGGATGTCTCCAACCAGCTG TACGCCTGCTACGCCATCGGGAAGGACGTGCAGGCGATGAAGGCGGTGGTGGGGGAAGAGGCACTCTCGGCTGACGACCTGCTCTACCTGGAGTTCCTGCAGAAGTTCGAGAAGCAGTTCATCACCCAGG GTCCCTACGAGAACCGGAGCATCTTCGAGTCCCTGGACATCGGCTGGCAGCTGCTGCGCATcttccccaagcagctgctgAAGCGCATCCCCGAGAGCATCCTGGCCGAGTACTACCCGCGCGAGGCCAAGGCGCCGGGCCAGGGGCCAGCCAGCACGGccctctga